The Spirosoma sp. SC4-14 DNA window CCATTGCTAATGGACCCGAAATGTGGAGTTTCTGGGCTAGCAGGTAGCCTCCCATAACGCCCGCCACCGTAATAATAACTTCGGTTTGGTAGTGGTTAATTGATCGCAGAATCCAGTAGAGAGCATAACCCAGTGCAATTCCGAACAATACCCCGCCCCCTGCTTCTTCCACAAATAGCCACGCAATTTCTCCGGCGGTTACACTTTCTGCGCCATTCTGAATGATCTGATAGATAGAAGCAAACACTACAACGCCAACGCCATCGTTAAACAATGACTCGCCAACAATATTGATTTTTACGCTTTCGGGGAGTTTGAATTTAGTCAGAATACCCAATACCGCAATTGGATCGGTAGGGGAGATGAGCGCTCCGAACAACAGGCAAAGTGGATAGGATAAATTCAGATCAAAACTTTGGGTAGCATAGTAGAGGCCAGTGCCAACCAGTGCTGTGCTGAGTATAACGCCTACAAACGCAAAAAGCATGACCGATCGGCGCTGTACTCGTAGTTGAGCGGCATCGGTATGGAATGCTCCCGCAAAGAGCAGAAAACTCAGCATAACATCGAAAAGAGCCTTGCCAAAATCAATTTCGGCTATGGTTTGGCGCACGAGCTCGAACCAGTGTGGATTGATTGCATTGAGGCCAATGAGCACTAGGGAGAAGCTGAGCGAGACCACCATAATTCCGATGGCGTCGGGGAGTTTTAAGACCTTTGTATTTAAATAGGCAAAAAAAGCCGCAGCAACGATGAGGAGTGTTATTAAGGTAAATAAGTCCATAGAATGACGCTTGTATTGTACAAGAATACGTTAACTTTCGGTTAAAAACCACTTCAGAAGTGGTCTATTAGTTTAATCATAGTGCTGAACGATGATTGTTGACGAACAGAATCCTCTCCGAACCCGTAAGCCAGATATATTTTCTCGCTTTGCCGCCATTGTCCGGGAACGGTTCAGTCTGGAAGAGGATAAGGCAGATGAAGAGGCTATCATTCAGACAATTAGTCGGGGTATCGAATTTAGGGGTGTTAATCTATGGACACTTATTTTTGCCATTTTCATTGCGTCTATTGGACTGAATGTTAATTCTACGGCCGTCATTATTGGCGCCATGTTGATTTCTCCGCTCATGGGCCCAATAATGGGCATTGGGTTAGGCGTTGGTATTAACGACCTGACAATGATTCAGCGGGCGTTAAAAAACCTGGGCATTGCCGTATTCATTAGTTTGCTTACCTCTACCAGCTATTTCCTGGTTAGCCCCCTGCATATTGCACAGTCGGAGTTGCTGGCCCGCACTTCGCCAACCGTATGGGATGCGTTTATTGCCTTATTTGGTGGGCTGGCAGGTATTGTTGCTGGGTCGCGCCGGGACAAAGTAACGAATGTGATTCCGGGTGTTGCCATTGCTACGGCTCTTATGCCTCCACTCTGTACGGCAGGTTATGGAATTTCGACAGGAAACCTCTATTATTTTGCTGGTGCGTTCTATCTTTTTCTGATCAACAGCGTCTGCATAAGTTTGGCAACGCTGCTCATTGTGCGCTTTTTAGGGTATCATCAGAAAGAGTACCCAACAGTTGAAATTGAACGGCGCGTACGGAATACCATCTGGGTGGCTGTTCTCATTGTGGTTGTGCCGAGCACGTATCTGGGGTATCAGATTGTTCGAAAAACAATTTTTGAGCAGGAAGCAAAACGATTTGTTACCAATGAATGTAATTTCCAGTACCGACAGCTCATTAACTATGATGCCCATTTTAACCGCCATCAGAGCCGACTTGAACTAACGCTGGTTGGCGAGCCATTACCTACTGATTCTATCAATCTGCTCAAATCCAAAATGCCAGCCTATGGACTGAAAGACGCCCAACTGATTGTGAAACAGGGAAGTTTTAAAGATGCTCCCGTCGATCTTGATGCTATTACCAACTCGGTTACCGATCAGGTGTTTCGATACAATCAGGCATCACTTGCGTTTAAAGATAAAACCATCGACTCCTTGCGGCAGTATATTGAACTGACTCAGCTCTCGAAGGTGCCGGTGACCGATTTACGGAATGAACTAAAGACCCTGATGCCGGATGTGCAGACCTTTACGGCCGCTCAATCGTTGGTGTTATCGCAAAACAGCACGAAGCCAGATACAGTCATGCTTGTTTATGCCAAATTTTCCCGCAGGCATAAAGCATCTGAGCGCAGACGGATCGA harbors:
- a CDS encoding sodium:proton antiporter; its protein translation is MDLFTLITLLIVAAAFFAYLNTKVLKLPDAIGIMVVSLSFSLVLIGLNAINPHWFELVRQTIAEIDFGKALFDVMLSFLLFAGAFHTDAAQLRVQRRSVMLFAFVGVILSTALVGTGLYYATQSFDLNLSYPLCLLFGALISPTDPIAVLGILTKFKLPESVKINIVGESLFNDGVGVVVFASIYQIIQNGAESVTAGEIAWLFVEEAGGGVLFGIALGYALYWILRSINHYQTEVIITVAGVMGGYLLAQKLHISGPLAMVVAGLLVGDHSSRKDAMSHTTEEYVDKFWELVDGILNALLFVLIGIELLVIDFQSTQWIIYLIVVLIVLLSRYLAILIPFTLARRWLDLDKKAPILLTWGGLRGGLSIAMALSIHSSIPYKDFIVTITYAVVLFSVIGQGLTMELLIRRLYPTDEQTVEQP
- a CDS encoding DUF389 domain-containing protein; the protein is MIVDEQNPLRTRKPDIFSRFAAIVRERFSLEEDKADEEAIIQTISRGIEFRGVNLWTLIFAIFIASIGLNVNSTAVIIGAMLISPLMGPIMGIGLGVGINDLTMIQRALKNLGIAVFISLLTSTSYFLVSPLHIAQSELLARTSPTVWDAFIALFGGLAGIVAGSRRDKVTNVIPGVAIATALMPPLCTAGYGISTGNLYYFAGAFYLFLINSVCISLATLLIVRFLGYHQKEYPTVEIERRVRNTIWVAVLIVVVPSTYLGYQIVRKTIFEQEAKRFVTNECNFQYRQLINYDAHFNRHQSRLELTLVGEPLPTDSINLLKSKMPAYGLKDAQLIVKQGSFKDAPVDLDAITNSVTDQVFRYNQASLAFKDKTIDSLRQYIELTQLSKVPVTDLRNELKTLMPDVQTFTAAQSLVLSQNSTKPDTVMLVYAKFSRRHKASERRRIESWLKSRTKSKHIKLIVE